In the genome of Oncorhynchus gorbuscha isolate QuinsamMale2020 ecotype Even-year linkage group LG05, OgorEven_v1.0, whole genome shotgun sequence, the window aaatatttaatccattttgatttcaggctgtaacacaacaatgtGTGAAATATGTTAAGGGATATGAATgccttctgaaagcactgtaccaTGTTCCTTTCTCATTCAGGGAGTGTGGCCCATCAGATAATCCACACAATGGACTCACTGTCACGAAGACAAGACTGAGAGAGAAATAACAATAACGTGGCAAAAAGTTGCTTCTAAATGTACGCTTCAATTCAGATCTGGTGCTACAAGAACAAACTATCCATTAGTAAGTTCCCGTCGCAAACCATTCTCTGGCTGAGGACATCATGAACAATTAGCACAGTGACCATTGAGCAATAGCACTGGTCAGCATTCATTATGGATGGGCAAAAAGTACAAAATACAATTACAAAATACCATTAAGATCAATGTATCAAATGCATTTaattaaaatacatgtattttctaGTTTGAAGTACAGAATTTAATTTGCAAGTACCtggcccaaaacaacaacaatattCTCAGTAACTGATACCGAAACGTTTTACTTGCTATAACTGATAGCAagatatgttgttgtttatctaccttagttgaaagcactgtaagtcactctggataagagtgtctaccaAATGATCAAAATGTAAGTGTATACATGAAAATACACATCCCAAAATTAACTGCAAAGCACACTGGGTATTATTAATGGCCTTGTGTCAGgcggagctcattagaataattcTCAGCATGCTTTGCAATTGTCATTTTTTAATTTATATTTActtaatttagcagatgctcttatcatAACGTAGTGCCATCAGACTTCTGATACCAATGCAGGTGAACCgctctaaaaaaaaatgtaaatagaaAAGTATTTTGTAACATATCCAGGTCAGCCACCACAGTGTCCGACAGCAGTATTGATGTCTTTCTCCTTTGGGGCCGGGAGTAACATTTGACTGGGGCCATAACTTGTGCTGTACCGTATGGCACAACTCAAATGCACCATTCAGTTGACAAAGGGAATTAAAGTACAAGGCCTATCTGGCTTGGACAGTGATGCATCTCAAATCATTACCCAGAGGGAAACAGAATGGGTTATGGCGTCACCTCTTTAACTGCTGCTGTTTGAGTGCCTCCACCAGGAACAAGGAGATACAGAAACAATGACAGCTATCTGTCATAATAAATAGATCATTTTACACAGGCCTTCATTCTTTACTGCCAATATCTGTGTACGGGTGCAACGTTTTAGAATGAACATCAGGTAACCAAAAGATAAAGCTCCACCTCTATCATTTTTTCTTGAATATTCTTGATATTGCTTATCTATTAAGTACGATCATTACAATGATAAGATATGATAATGCGATCATGATTATAAGAATAATTTCTCAATGTGCATCTCTCGCCTATTGTTTCCCTGTGAACTGGAGCCTGGGAGCTTACCTTGAGGTCCTTGAAGAAGATGCAGCTCCTGGCCCACTCCACTATGGAGAACAGAGTCTGGTCAGCCATGCGACACATGAGGCTGAAGGTGCTGAGCTTTTCCTGCCGGCCCCGGCCACTCTGCTCCTGCTGCAAGAAGGCCATGATCTTACTCTGCACCTGCATTTCATCTGGGTCGCAGCGCAGCAGCTCCAGCACGAGCGGGGGCTGGCTGGGAAGCTGCGGGGAGCCACCGGAGGGGTATCCGTCCGGTAAGGGGTAccccaccagagactctggggaGCTTGTGTAGGGGTCAGGGTACTCAGACTTGATGGCCCTGCTGGGGAATGCTGTGTACTGGTACTGGGTGGGCAGGGGCCCATGGGGTTGCATGGCCACCCCCAGGGAGGGGGGTCCGTAGAGGCTGGCCTCATAGTCTGTGGGGTTGATGGAGGCTGGGATGGAGGGCATAAGGCCTTTGGGGAGGGATGGGAGGCTGTGCAGGGTGCCGGTGAAGCCATAGTTAGTCTGTACAGGCGAGAGCTGTGGAGGAGCAGAATCCAGCTTGAAGCCCGTGGAACGGATCAAAGCCTTCTTCTGCTGCTTCATGGCTCTGTCCCGCTTGTACATGGGGCCAAACTTATTCCTGCCCCCACGCATGCGGTCTGCACGCACCGCTGTCAAAGAAGAGACATCACGTTGAGAAACAGAACCGCTATCGACAACAGTGGATCTGTTATATGCCATTTGTTACTAGGCTCCTTTAGCCAGAAAGATATCAAGGAAAAATGTCACTCATGTAAAATAACTCCTTATGTAAGTCCTTATAAAGAGAAACTCAGTCAAACGTCTATCATTGAAAATACAGCCATAACAAGTGCACAGGAAAATATCCTAATTTAGTCAGGAATGTTTGGCAGTTTCCTGAACACATTTTTTGAAAAAGCAATGTAAAACAACCGCCAGGGTATCATACTccggtaacactttatttggatagacTACAGTATCAGTAGCATTTCAgctaactatctactaaccctttttcaaaccctaaacgtaacccttacccttattcgaaaccttaccctaaccttaacactaactGTAGCAAGCAGTTGCtcatcaacagatagtttgttgaaaGTGTGACCCATTCTCCTTTATTCTACTACACAATTTACTATACACAACATAAGCTAATGCCTTTGACGTTACGTAACACTAAGCTTGTTGATGTAAATAAAATGCTTAAAACCATCAGCGAGAAGCCCAGAGTTTTATCAGCAAGTCAAGAATGTGTCATTTCTCCACGGAAACAGGTGCTTTCTCGCATCACATGCCTGGGAATCACTGGTGATATCGGCGCTCTGGCCACCGTCATGTTTTGTATGCTCTATCCCCTCACAAAACCACACGGACCCTCTAGTCTGTATGTTGTCTGTCCCTAATGCAAAGCTACCACAACAACTTTTGCACAAACATTTGACAATCCAGATGCAACTGATTGCTAAGACAGGCTATAAAATCCATTCTATACTCTAAAATGTAGGTgttcaacaagggttcttctaaTATCCTCAAAGTTCTTTGAAGAAACTTTGGATTCTTGACACTGGAGGTGGGGTTCATGgaggaacctccttagttggtGGGGTTTCTTGCATGAACCTAACTGCCAAACTGAAACATTTGAATGTGAAAGGACAGCAGGTGCAGGCACTTAACTGAAAAATGTAAAGATCTCCTTAACTTAAGGTTTGTCCCTTATATGTCCCTTATATGATCTATATTGATATTATTTCATGATGATACCATCTATCTTTCATATTTGTGAAAATCTTTGTAAAacagaaaatggacacaattcAAAGGAAATCAATCAACAGGGGTAAGAATATgtagagttgaagtcagaagtttacatacaccttagccaaatacatttaaacccagtttttccacaattcctgacatttaatcctagtaaaaattccctgtcgtaggtcagttaggatcaccaatttattttaagaatgtgaaatgtcacaagAGAATGTCGAGAGAATTATTTATTCcagctttcatcacattcccagtgggacagaagtttacatacactcaattagtatttggtagcattgcctataaatagtttaacttgggtcaaatggttcgggtagccttccacaagcttcccacaataagttgggtgaattttggcccattcctcctgacagagctggtgtaactgagtcaggtttgtaggcctccttgctcacacatgctttttcagttctgcccacagatgttctataggattgaggtcagggctttgtaatagccactccaataccttgactttgttgtccttaagccatttgccacaactttggaagtatgcatggggtcattgtccatttggaagatccatttgccaccaagctttaacttcctgactgatgtcttgatatgttgcttcaatgtatccacataatcttcctcctcatgatgccatctattttgtgaagtgcaccagtcactcctgcagaaaagcacccccacaacatgatgctgccactcccgtgcttcacagttgggatggtgttcttcggcttgcaagcttcccccttttccctccaaacataacgatggtcattatagccaaacagttctatttttgtttcatcagactggaggacttttctccaaaaagtacgatctttgtcctcatgtgcagttgcaaaccgtagtctggcttttttttctgagatcttggctgatttcttttgattttcccatgatctcaagcaaagaggcactgagtttgaaggtaggccttgaaatacatccacaggtacacctccaattcactcaaatgatgtcaattagcctatcagaagcttcaaacgcattgacatcattttctgggattttccaagctgtttaatggcacagtcaatttagtgtatgtaaatttctgacccactggaattatgatagagtgaattataagtgaaataatctgtctgtaaacaattgttggaaagattacttgtgtcatgcacaaagtagatgtcctaaccgatttgccaaaactatagtttgttaacaagacatttggggagtgtttgaaaaacacgTTCTAATGACTTCAActtaagtgtatgttaacttccgacttcaactgtatgctatAAGAATAATTTGAAGGCTGGCTGTATTGGGTGCGGATGACTGAACTGCTCaattttgtgtctgtgtctgcaggtATACAGAGGAGGAggcatacactaccggtcaaaagtttttgaacacctggcattctctcaaccagcttcacctggaatgcttttccaacagtcttgaaggagttcccacatatgctgagcacttgttgtctgcttttccatcactctgcgacatgactcatcccaaacaatctcaaaTGGTTTGAgattgggggattgtggaggccatgtcatctgatgcagcaatccatcactctccttcttggtaaaatagcccttagtgtgttgggtcattgtcctgttgaaaaataaatgatcgtcccactaagcccaaatcagatgggatggcgtatcgctgcagaattctgtggtagccatgctggttaagtgtgccttgaattcaaaataaatcacaggtaccggagcgtcaagtctaggaccaaaaggttcctcaacagcttctaccccaagcctttagactgctgaacaattcataaaaatcttcttctcattggtgccctttagtagtggtttctttgcagcaattcgaccatgaaggcctgattcacacaagtctcctctgaacatgttgagatgtgtctgttacttgaactctgtgaagcatttattttggatgcaaatttctgaggcttgtaactctaatgaacttatcctctgcagcagaggtaacactggGTCTTCCAGTCCTGTGtcagtcctcatgagaaccagtttcatcatagccattgatggtttttgcgactgcacttctagaaactttcaaagttcttgaaatgttctgtattgactgaccttcatgtctttaagtaatgatggactgtcatttatctttgcttacttgagctgttattgccataatgtggacttggtcttttaccaaatagggcaaggTGCATACTGTCGTGTGCATATTCTGTTAATCATCTGTGTAATGACTATTTTTTGGATTCACAGACTTCACCCTCCCTACACCTGTGATGAATATAACAGGAAACATGTTCCATCACCATTCACTGTAAAATCAGTCTGGCAAtagatacagagaacatcaacacattaacatcaacactcCAGAGGATATGCCCATTGAACTGGGGGCTCTGCTCGGAGTTTACGTcatattagattttttttaaattctgctTTGCCACTAAAGTCAAAATAAACACTgacaacaaaaatgtgtgttattgttatgcatattattattaataataataatagggaaGGGGGGATAGTTCAGAAATGTACCCCAAAATGTTATTTGAGGATCCATTAAATGGGGTTCTTGGAAGAACTTATAGGGGTtccccacagtttcaatttgaagaacccctaGGATGCTCCAGATACCTTTTATTTTTAGTGTAGGCCTACTGACCATAAAGAAGAAATGTACATATTTTAGATGATTAGCAAATGATTTTTAAAAATGCAAATAGATCTACAATTATAAAATTTGATTTGCATATGGAAAAATATGCCACAACATAAAGGGCATATTTCTTCTGGACAATAATGTTGAAATGCTCTCACTGATAAGGTCAAATTAAGGGGTAAAATGATGAGGAGAACCATACCTTCTAATCTCATGCCAACATTGAGGCATTTCTGGAATCGGCAGAAGGGACATCTCTTCCGCTGTGTTTTGTCTATTTTACACTCCTGGTTTTCTGCACAAGTGTACCTCTTATTATTCTGGACTGTCCTCTTGAAGAAGCCCTGGAGAAAATATCTACATTAGGTTGACGGGCCACAATACCCACAaacacaagggggggggggggggacattttAAATCATGAGTAATTCCAAATGAAAATACCTTACAACTTTCACATGTAAGGAGTCCATAGTGGTATCCTGAGACCTTATCTCCACAAACAGGACACAATTCTTCCAAATCGGCATCATAGGTGTAGTCCATTACTTTCAAAGGGACGCCTAGTTAGCGAATAAAATCAAGGGTCAAGAAAAACGGTGACGCAGGATGTCATTAATCAATTAATTCAAATAATGTACCGTTTCTTAATCGAATGCATTTACTGCCCATGACACATTGTAAAATGCAGGACGAAATTGCAGGATTCATAGCAGTTGTGACAAAAATGTCTGTTTTAAATCAAACGTAATTCCAATAGTCCTAAAACCTAACAAAAACAAGTTTGGCTAATAATAATTATGATCTTAATATGGGTTGACAAATCATAATGTACATAGGCGAAGAATGCAGAAGTTTATTGATTTCCACATTGAACACGATAAATAGTTGATCTAGTGATATTCGCATTTTAATAATGAGAGCTGATctatttcacaaaaataagacCGATGATTCCATACTGTATGCGAGCATAGATACCATTTTTATATTAATAGTTTATACACATCCAATtgaattttatttttatgttaCGTCTATTAGGGGTAACAAACATCCTACAATTAAACAGGCACATGATTAGACAGATTCATTGAGCCCAAAAGACACCAAATATAAGACGCATACAAGAAATGCCCGAAACCAGGATAGAATAACGCGTTGTATAATCCAAACACACAACACCGCCACGCGCGCTTCAGCTTCAGTAGTCTTCTGTCTGTATAAACCTCGCACGCATAGCCTTCGACACAGGTGCTGTAATCAAGGCTCTTCTATTGGGAGATTGGTCATTGATCAGTGGATGCGACCACCTATTTTTCGGACACAACCTAAGCGGTACGGTGCACTCTTTCTTGCAACATTAGAGATGTTGAACGGTTAGAGATGTCAAATCTGAAGGAGAATGCCGTGAACCATCAAATAGGAACAGAGGATGACCGAAGGTGATATTAGCCATTACTATTAATATTGTTAGTAGgcctattattagtattattttcTTTTTAATCGTATTAGCATGATGATTAATAATAATCACATTTATATTAACATTATGTAGCATTGTTAGGCTATATCGATCGTTATTACAATTACTGTTGTTATTATTCATGCATTTGTTGTTATTGATATTACTCTCTCATAATCATCAGTCGTTTTAGTTTTCGTTATTTTAATTATGTGACTAAATTAGGCCATATTGATGTGAACAGCAatattgtttttacaataaattagTAGGTCTATAGCCTACGCATCAAATGATAGACGTATACTTTCACATCAACAGGCCTTAGATATATGCTAGGTAGATTTATAAAAGGAAACGCAGGCCCTTTGCATATGACTTAATTATATTTCAAGGCTGTTTCAACAATACATTTCAACAAGTAGCGTTAGTCTATTATCTCTTTTTTTTAATAATTCATTACAAAATAGGAAGATTAGGTTATATTCGATAAGTAGGCTTAATTAGTTTGTTCGGGTATAAGCTATTTTGTAGAATTAAATTAGATTCACTGATTCACACTGACTCTATTTGACGTTCTGGCAATTATGCAAATCTATTAGCCTACTCTATAACCTCAAGTTCAGATGTGGAGAGGAAGCATTTCATTTTGTACCACTTTTATTTCAAATGCGCCAAACTAGGTAGCTAGCGTAAtatttttcttctttttcttaCTGAGACATGAAGAagccaaacaaacaaaaaataaaagtgttcaagGATAAATTCTTTTGAATAGCTTATTTCCCAGATTGCCTAATGAAGGTTTATATCATATGTGTCAGGATGCATTATGCTTTACGGCCTAGCCACAAATATGGGAAGTGCAGACAGAATTTCTTTATTAAAATTGTGGTCTATCTCATTCTTAATGACTTTAAATAGGCTATTCGAAATGGGCTTGCTACAACAAAACATTAGAGGCATATTGCTATATGTATAAAATATTTCATAAGCCTATCTGTGGGTTTACAAAGTTCATGTTGGCATATCCAAAATTGAAGACAATTGTACAGATTCAACTAGCGGATTATTCGACTTACCTTGTGCCTTTTCTCCCAACATTTAATTGCCTATGAGGTAGGCCAGACGTCGACGATAATACAACCTTAAATAAGATGCTGCAAAGCTTTGGCCACTTTAGCCTATAAAATCCGAATATACAAAACAAATACTTAGCCTAAAAACAGATGGTTTAGGAAAATGGGGATCTCCACGAATAACTGCAGTCATTTCCAGCTTTGTCTTTGCTCTTCCTTCTTTATTAAATAGCAAAAAAAGTTACTAAAGTTCTTATTGGTCATCGACATGTCATGTGACGACCACGGATACGATGATGCGCCCCTTTCTCACAATCCAAGCAATACAATAACTGAGatgcacacatacagacacagtgtatcGTACGGGGCTATCAGTCCTCAACCTCATCAGTATCATATATGCCACAAAATGGACATATTTCAAACAATCCATATTGTATTGTCTATCATTGAGCACTGTGTATGGCAGTTCCATCAGGTAATGTAATTATTCATGTTTTCTTACTGTGAAACTGCCATACTTTGGCTATGACAAAGACCATACGGAATCGCATTACAATTGTAGAAAATATGTCATTAATATACTTCAGAAATCTAATGACAGTAGGTCAATGCATTGTGTAATGCAAGCCCCTCGGTGACCATCGAGGCACACATAATCATCTGAACCACTACCATCTATCTACAATTCCCGAGGATAAACTCCAAGGGAGAACTTGAACTTAGTGGTTTAACCAAACATTGTACATTTATAAAATCAGGAATGATAATTACCTGAGTCCATATTCCATGATATTGTTGCCACCAGCGCAGCCTAATCTAATTAATAAAACTCGAGGTTTTTCTTGAGTTCTAAGAAATAAATCTGCAGTTGAATCGGGTCTGAAATAACCACTTCTGTATACAGTATGTTCTGTGTTAATGAGAGTGGTGTGTACAATTAAGTGATAATGCAAAGGAAGCCGGTGttaggaggatatattggcatgggtaTTGATGGGCTCGAGAGGTAGTCGAGGGCCGGCAAACCATGACAATAACACCGACTTCGAGTGCATTATCACTTCtgtacaacgggttaccaacatatcgAATAATGACTGACATATTTGTATTAAAAATATTATTtaatccttccacaagatatagtgcCAACACAAATtgagggttgctacccaagccggctagATTCATTCTATCTGTTCGGTTCATTCTATCTGTTCGGTTCATTCTATCTGTTCGGCTCTCTCTGACACTATTGTTCAGAGGAGCAAGCCAACAACACagataacacaatcacttcaaactgaagctggaaagaaggcaaactagctgcactttgttGGGTTTGACATTTGTTTCAATTTACATTTCtttatatatatccataaaaatgatgccagttgattcatgatttcgattggctgtgtgcctgtctgtctcgtcttgACTCCCAACATGTTCATTGCTATGGGACAGCTGGATATTTTTCACacaagtctcctctgaacagttgatgttgagatgtgtctgttacttgaactatgtgaagcatttattttggatgcaatttctgaggctggtaactctaattaacgtatcctctgcagcagaggtcattcttgggtcttccattcctcatgagagccatgaacaaatttgaatattgaaacaatgtttcaaatgtcggagagacagacagcaaagtGTATACACATCTTCCGCTGTTAAAAacgaaatgttagtctaaaagaaatgtgagatagtgtctagatgctttttatagtggagatcaagtttataaattgcttggCTGCACTGATGAgccagtggattgcgcagtcagatggaacagagtaaataggcattttaatgtaATAGATTTAGcctggtggtaacttgtggaatagacactgacTGTAATGCAGTTTTAAACAATCAACATtctggattagacccacccgttgtataattaagcaataaggcatggggggggtatatggctaatatatcatggttaagggctgttcttacgcacggCGCAACACAGAGTGACTGGATACccggaggtgccttattgctattataaagtgGTTACACacatataccacggctttcagccaatcagcattcagggctcgaaccacccagttaatGATGTGGATTTAGAACATAGGTTCGGTGAGGGGAGATATTGTATAGAGATGCTATattcttaaaggcccagtgcagtccaaAATGCAATTtcctttgttttatatatatttccacactatgaggttacATATCCCTCCCATTAGGCTCGTCCAATTAGGCccctcactcagaccactcccagacagtcctagcaaaattcttgcttgagaaattttGGGTTATATATTACCATTGTAATTGAAGAAAATTACATTAAAGTACTTAATTGTTAGCCAGAAAT includes:
- the LOC124036153 gene encoding nuclear receptor subfamily 5 group A member 2-like isoform X3 gives rise to the protein MRLEAVRADRMRGGRNKFGPMYKRDRAMKQQKKALIRSTGFKLDSAPPQLSPVQTNYGFTGTLHSLPSLPKGLMPSIPASINPTDYEASLYGPPSLGVAMQPHGPLPTQYQYTAFPSRAIKSEYPDPYTSSPESLVGYPLPDGYPSGGSPQLPSQPPLVLELLRCDPDEMQVQSKIMAFLQQEQSGRGRQEKLSTFSLMCRMADQTLFSIVEWARSCIFFKDLKVGDQMKLLHNCWSELLVLDHVFRQVQHGKESSLLLVTGQEMDLSSMGSQAGVTLSGLVQRGQVLAGRLLTLQVDRREVACLKFLLLFNPNVKLLENQAFVESVQEQVNGALLEYTLCTYPLYLDKFSQVVMRLPELRALSTQAEDYLCYKHLSGEVPCNNLLIEMLHAKRACV
- the LOC124036153 gene encoding nuclear receptor subfamily 5 group A member 2-like isoform X2 — translated: MLGEKAQAVRADRMRGGRNKFGPMYKRDRAMKQQKKALIRSTGFKLDSAPPQLSPVQTNYGFTGTLHSLPSLPKGLMPSIPASINPTDYEASLYGPPSLGVAMQPHGPLPTQYQYTAFPSRAIKSEYPDPYTSSPESLVGYPLPDGYPSGGSPQLPSQPPLVLELLRCDPDEMQVQSKIMAFLQQEQSGRGRQEKLSTFSLMCRMADQTLFSIVEWARSCIFFKDLKVGDQMKLLHNCWSELLVLDHVFRQVQHGKESSLLLVTGQEMDLSSMGSQAGVTLSGLVQRGQVLAGRLLTLQVDRREVACLKFLLLFNPNVKLLENQAFVESVQEQVNGALLEYTLCTYPLYLDKFSQVVMRLPELRALSTQAEDYLCYKHLSGEVPCNNLLIEMLHAKRACV
- the LOC124036153 gene encoding nuclear receptor subfamily 5 group A member 2-like isoform X1 → MLGEKAQGVPLKVMDYTYDADLEELCPVCGDKVSGYHYGLLTCESCKGFFKRTVQNNKRYTCAENQECKIDKTQRKRCPFCRFQKCLNVGMRLEAVRADRMRGGRNKFGPMYKRDRAMKQQKKALIRSTGFKLDSAPPQLSPVQTNYGFTGTLHSLPSLPKGLMPSIPASINPTDYEASLYGPPSLGVAMQPHGPLPTQYQYTAFPSRAIKSEYPDPYTSSPESLVGYPLPDGYPSGGSPQLPSQPPLVLELLRCDPDEMQVQSKIMAFLQQEQSGRGRQEKLSTFSLMCRMADQTLFSIVEWARSCIFFKDLKVGDQMKLLHNCWSELLVLDHVFRQVQHGKESSLLLVTGQEMDLSSMGSQAGVTLSGLVQRGQVLAGRLLTLQVDRREVACLKFLLLFNPNVKLLENQAFVESVQEQVNGALLEYTLCTYPLYLDKFSQVVMRLPELRALSTQAEDYLCYKHLSGEVPCNNLLIEMLHAKRACV